From the genome of Halictus rubicundus isolate RS-2024b chromosome 2, iyHalRubi1_principal, whole genome shotgun sequence, one region includes:
- the LOC143363178 gene encoding uncharacterized protein LOC143363178 isoform X4, giving the protein MLCRNQMETEVRTLKQELVRTQEALKAATKRCRDLVKELDNRTAGHESEKSLRDQQLSRILRALLVLEARLKQEQKSIRQLLCEKDNVIRNQQLEIARLRRYTKNYIKCKREQTLGKASIKMETTNAIDECHLQSSNVEADLRQDNSISKDIQTLKCEIITKLNPSEVPVTLEGLDRGVKKTHSFAGSDISKTSLTSSENTDVSIITTTTEGSPSLLSTEGFCEGESTDVSPGSTLNKSSRCTPTMVTDSENEITMIFDDDNDDEDTMIVEKTAKLPKKKIGISRLKPQKASKEIEVIEATNIARTESKDDGMDCNFASEDEENEQEPIYVNACNETNTRNQEQTETVVAEVPKTNEDYSSNNSDNDDGGNNNATENSIAQKMEIEEQNTEETSGNWYSDPDEDRINDDVFRHSTYRPNSNHNSVLECVNQILLRDMEEEESILSVPRRFKHRGRIVRFQPARLSDIESVGSEMERKNSEEPNMEQVPATEFHDVPANSFEPSATEDEFGMSLTQTVPTNITTNISSHESSLEEESEESKAIPIVIIEPKVEVEEARNTFPCSQAQKTKAVGTTSPPMKLEMIEEKTCLQISSKGLTIAKNLDYEDIESLPEIISPAPKTPPALPPKPQFKNNTLILKKIPSPSFLIDETRKKQPLLESGSSEHSKKIFGFISSPLKSAGINVTSARSLNFDDAINKVAGTNEEGNFWKNRFNNVRSSFQTRQNSLETNGEQQARKVPRVTNMVRHFEEFKIGGESEEQTKERNKTKEKHVHSEFDQEFDIRQNFEEFNLDECNLSDDPDRPEGDGSERLNNLGATVSQNEKTATTKDNNNVPVTTTTNLSSGYDHFLEATGLSNKSILTPSRLLSNHKSMLKPKDVKYKNKIKATAVLEKHGVSSTNNTTHVRHWTGPFV; this is encoded by the exons ATGGAAACCGAGGTGCGAACGCTTAAACAGGAGCTGGTTCGTACCCAGGAAGCCTTGAAGGCGGCCACGAAAAGGTGCCGTGACCTGGTGAAAGAGCTGGACAATCGCACCGCGGGTCATGAATCCGAGAAGAGTCTCCGGGACCAGCAACTCTCGCGAATACTCCGCGCTCTGCTTGTTCTGGAGGCGAGGCTCAAGCAGGAGCAGAAATCGATTAGGCAACTGCTGTGCGAGAAGGACAACGTCATTAGGAACCAACAGCTGGAGATCGCGAGGCTCAGGCGTTACACCAAGAACTATATCAAGTGCAAACGCGAGCAAACACTTGGCAAAGCATCGATAAAGATGGAAACGACGAACGCGATCGACGAGTGTCACTTGCAATCCTCCAACGTCGAA GCGGACCTCAGGCAAGACAACAGTATTAGCAAGGACATTCAGACGTTGAAATGCGAGATAATCACGAAGTTGAATCCTTCGGAAGTACCTGTTACGCTCGAGGGCTTGGACAGAGGAGTGAAGAAGACCCACAGCTTCGCCGGCAGCGATATCTCGAAAACGAGTCTAACTAGTAGCGAGAACACGGACGTGTCCATTATCACGACCACCACGGAGGGCAGTCCTTCGTTGCTGAGCACAGAGGGTTTCTGCGAAGGCGAGAGCACGGACGTCTCGCCTGGCTCGACGCTGAACAAGTCCAGCAGATGTACACCGACCATGGTCACCGACAGTGAGAATGAGATCACGATGATAttcgacgacgacaacgacgacgaggacACCATGATCGTCGAGAAAACCGCCAAGTTGCCCAAGAAGAAGATAGGTATAAGTAGATTAAAACCCCAGAAAGCTAGCAAAGAGATTGAGGTGATAGAGGCTACGAACATCGCGAGGACTGAGAGCAAGGACGATGGGATGGACTGTAATTTTGCCTCGGAGGACGAGGAGAACGAACAAGAGCCCATTTACGTTAATGCTTGCAATGAGACCAACACTAGGAACCAGGAGCAAACCGAGACTGTTGTGGCGGAAGTGCCCAAAACGAATGAGGACTACAGTAGTAATAATAGTGACAACGACGACGGTGGTAACAACAACGCCACTGAAAATAGCAT agCCCAAAAAATGGAAATTGAAGAGCAGAACACGGAAGAAACCAGCGGGAACTGGTACAGCGATCCGGATGAGGACAGAATCAACGACGACGTTTTCAGGCACAGCACGTATCGACCAAATAGCAACCACAACTCCGTCTTGGAATGCGTGAACCAGATTCTTTTGAGAGAtatggaggaggaggagagcaTACTTTCCGTGCCTAGAAGATTCAAGCATCGAGGGAGGATCGTCCGGTTTCAGCCAGCGAGACTGTCGGACATCGAATCGGTGGGTTCTGAAATGGAAAGGAAAAATTCCGAAGAACCTAACATGGAACAGGTACCGGCCACCGAGTTCCATGATGTTCCTGCGAACAGTTTCGAGCCTTCCGCTACTGAAGACGAGTTTGGAATGAGTCTTACGCAAACTGTTCCTACGAACATTACTACAAATATCTCCAGTCACGAGTCAAGTTTGGAGGAAGAGTCGGAAGAATCAAAAGCCATTCCCATTGTCATAATAGAGCCAAAGGTAGAAGTTGAGGAAGCGAGGAATACGTTCCCCTGTTCGCAGGCGCAGAAAACGAAAGCGGTCGGTACAACAAGTCCTCCTATGAAGCTGGAGATGATCGAGGAGAAGACCTGCCTGCAAATTTCTTCCAAAGGATTGACTATAGCGAAGAACCTCGATTACGAGGATATCGAGTCTCTGCCGGAAATAATATCGCCTGCCCCTAAAACGCCACCGGCGTTACCGCCTAAACCGCAATTCAAAAACAATACGTTGATCCTGAAAAAGATCCCTAGTCCTTCGTTTCTGATCGATGAGACACGGAAGAAGCAGCCGTTGCTCGAGTCCGGTTCCTCCGAGCACAGCAAGAAGATTTTCGGTTTCATATCCTCGCCATTAAAGTCGGCAGGAATAAACGTAACTTCCGCGAGAAGTTTAAATTTCGACGACGCCATTAATAAAGTTGCAGGGACGAACGAGGAAGGAAATTTCTGGAAGAATAGATTCAATAATGTTCGTTCCTCGTTCCAGACGCGACAGAATAGTCTTGAAACGAATGGAGAGCAGCAGGCTAGGAAGGTGCCAAGGGTAACGAACATGGTTCGCCATTTTGAAGAGTTCAAGATCGGCGGCGAATCTGAAGAGCAAACGAAAGAAAGGAATAAAACGAAGGAGAAACACGTCCATTCCGAGTTCGATCAAGAGTTCGACATCAGGCAAAATTTTGAAGAGTTTAATCTTGACGAGTGCAATCTATCCGATGATCCAGACAGACCAGAAGGCGATGGCTCAGAGAGACTTAACAATCTTGGGGCCACGGTTAGTCAGAACGAGAAAACTGCCACAACCAAAGACAATAATAATGTTCCTGTTACTACGACGACCAATTTAAGCAGCGGTTATGATCACTTCCTAGAAGCAACGGGTCTGAGCAATAAATCGATATTGACGCCCTCAAGGTTGCTGAGTAACCACAAAAGTATGTTGAAACCGAAAGACGTGAAatataagaataaaattaaaGCAACCGCTGTATTAGAGAAACATGGTGTTTCGTCTACCAACAACACTACTCACGTCAGACATTGGACTGGACCGTTCGTCTGA